A single window of Drosophila suzukii chromosome 3, CBGP_Dsuzu_IsoJpt1.0, whole genome shotgun sequence DNA harbors:
- the CkIIalpha gene encoding casein kinase II subunit alpha, with the protein MTLPSAARVYTDVNAHKPDEYWDYENYVVDWGNQDDYQLVRKLGRGKYSEVFEAINITTTEKCVVKILKPVKKKKIKREIKILENLRGGTNIITLLAVVKDPVSRTPALIFEHVNNTDFKQLYQTLTDYEIRYYLFELLKALDYCHSMGIMHRDVKPHNVMIDHENRKLRLIDWGLAEFYHPGQEYNVRVASRYFKGPELLVDYQMYDYSLDMWSLGCMLASMIFRKEPFFHGHDNYDQLVRIAKVLGTEELYAYLDKYNIDLDPRFHDILQRHSRKRWERFVHSDNQHLVSPEALDFLDKLLRYDHVDRLTAREAMAHPYFLPIVNGQMNPNNQQ; encoded by the coding sequence atgacgcTTCCCAGTGCGGCTCGTGTGTATACAGATGTGAATGCGCACAAACCAGATGAATATTGGGACTATGAAAACTATGTCGTTGATTGGGGCAATCAAGATGATTATCAACTGGTCCGTAAATTAGGACGTGGAAAGTATTCTGAGGTTTTTGAGGCTATTAATATAACGACCACAGAAAAGTGCGTTGTCAAAATTCTGAAACCCgtgaaaaagaagaagattaagcgtgaaataaaaattttggagAACTTACGTGGAGGAACTAATATTATTACACTGTTGGCCGTTGTAAAGGATCCAGTATCCAGGACTCCGGCGTTAATTTTTGAACACGTCAATAACACCGATTTCAAGCAACTTTATCAAACATTAACTGATTATGAGATTCGCTACTATTTGTTTGAGCTTCTTAAGGCACTTGACTACTGCCACAGCATGGGAATAATGCATCGCGATGTGAAGCCTCATAATGTTATGATCGATCACGAAAACCGGAAACTGCGCCTTATTGATTGGGGACTTGCTGAATTTTATCATCCCGGCCAAGAGTATAATGTGCGGGTGGCGTCAAGATACTTTAAAGGACCCGAATTACTGGTAGATTACCAGATGTATGATTATTCACTTGATATGTGGTCACTGGGTTGCATGTTGGCATCGATGATATTTCGAAAAGAGCCGTTCTTTCACGGTCATGATAACTATGATCAATTGGTACGCATTGCTAAGGTGCTGGGCACCGAAGAGCTCTATGCATATTTAGATAAATACAATATTGACTTAGATCCAAGATTTCACGACATTCTACAACGTCACTCACGAAAACGATGGGAAAGGTTTGTTCATTCTGACAACCAACACCTCGTTTCTCCAGAAGCACTAGATTTTCTAGATAAACTATTGCGCTATGATCACGTGGATCGACTCACAGCTCGCGAAGCTATGGCTCATCCGTATTTTTTACCTATCGTCAATGGACAAATGAATCCCAATAATCAGCAATAA